A region of Vigna radiata var. radiata cultivar VC1973A chromosome 6, Vradiata_ver6, whole genome shotgun sequence DNA encodes the following proteins:
- the LOC106763585 gene encoding uncharacterized protein LOC106763585 — translation MKQKYQGNARVKRAQLQRLRREFEILEMQNGECVNDYISRVMIITNDMRGAGETMEDGHIVEKILRTLFDKYNYIVCSIEESKDINEMTINELQSSLLIHEHNIKRQEITKQALKVTGDYYAPQVTEHLSNRGRGRGGYRGKGRGREHTELDEGKEMLLMSYVEMQGVKRDEMWFLDSGCSNHMSGDKKWFIELDQSFRHSVKLGNDFKLNVMGKGNVRMKLEGQIVTFIEVFYIPDLKTNLLSIGQLQERNLSILIKNGCCSIYHDTEGLIIRTMISENRMFVLMASIAIVDTNISKAACLNVTSENITSLWH, via the exons ATGAAGCAAAAGTATCAAGGGAATGCTCGAGTTAAACGTGCTCAACTTCAACGACTTCGAAGGGAGTTTGAAATTCTAGAAATGCAAAATGGTGAATGTGTGAATGATTACATTTCTAGAGTCATGATCATTACAAATGACATGAGAGGAGCAGGAGAGACCATGGAGGATGGACATATTGTTGAAAAGATTTTGCGTACATTATTTGACAAATATAATTACATTGTATGCTCAATCGAAGAATCCAAGGACATCAATGAAATGACGATAAATGAGTTGCAGAGTTCATTACTTATACATGAACACAATATAAAAAGACAGGAAATAACTAAACAAGCATTGAAAGTCACAGGAGACTATTATGCTCCACAAGTTACTGAACATCTCAGTAATAGAGGCAGAGGACGGGGCGGATACAGAGGCAAAGGAAGAGGCAGAG AACACACAGAGTTGGATGAAGGAAAGGAGATGTTACTTATGTCATATGTGGAAATGCAAGGAGTCAAACGAGATGAAATGTGGTTTTTGGACTCTGGATGTAGCAATCACATGAGTGGAGACAAGAAATGGTTCATTGAACTTGACCAATCATTCAGACATAGTGTTAAACTAGGAAATGACTTCAAATTGAATGTCATGGGAAAAGGCAATGTTCGAATGAAATTAGAAGGACAAATTGTGACCTTCATAGAGGTATTTTACATTCCTGATCTTAAAACAAATTTGCTTAGCATTGGTCAACTTCAAGAACGAAATTTGTCTATACTAATTAAGAATGGATGTTGTAGTATTTATCATGATACTGAAGGTCTGATTATACGAACTATGATATCTGAAAATCGTATGTTTGTGCTTATGGCATCTATTGCTATTGTTGATACTAATATATCAAAGGCAGCATGTTTAAATGTAACCTCTGAAAATATTACAAGCCTGTGGCATTAG